From a single Silene latifolia isolate original U9 population chromosome 6, ASM4854445v1, whole genome shotgun sequence genomic region:
- the LOC141588064 gene encoding uncharacterized protein LOC141588064, with the protein MLKAKEKKKESDCPSESEEEDEQPKRKSRNKNDDDRGLKLDIPDFDGEMDPEKFLDWVRQAERVFEYKEYDDKKQFKVAILKLTKYASLWYENLKKQRKKEGKDKIESWIKLKKHLMRRFLPRDYEQDNYLKLQSLEQGSMPVTDYIKEFEKMSIVCDLEEKEELRVARFIKGLTPAIATKVEIQNYDGFSDVCRLALKFEKHDKARKPYAYSKGQSSGTSSYSRPAPSKPKETPKEEPKDKAKGVAKPKGNSLRRCFKCQGYGHIANECPQKRALTAQELYDMIPVFVTPEEETVQESVETDGEGIVYDLDPLSEEECLVLRNLHMETGSAETEQREQIFHTRCKTEFELDLKLDEGPNPRSSSASSPVSVVARDLVDELKLQTKDRVKPYKLHWLNGENGVQVKKQALVSLSLGPYTDEVWCDIIPMNACHILLGRPWQFDRKVEHDGRSNVYSVMKGNVKYNLKPMSPNKIKESKITKGSMFMEAREVEEVLARGERTYVLVVRELGSVGVSDNRGVQGLLEEFRDVFPDELPDGLPPLRGIEHQIDLIPGAALPNKPAYRCNPEEAKELQRQVQELIDRGYVQESLSPCAVPALLVPKKEGTWRMCIDSRAVNNITIKYRFPMPRLDDMLDELSGSSVFSKLDLRSGYHQMRIREGDEWKTAFKTKQGPFLNKFVVVYLDDILIYSKDEESHKRHLRAVFEVLRDQKLYGKLEKCTFMVSSVVFLVILWVKTE; encoded by the exons ATGTTGAAGGCTAAGGAGAAGAAAAAGGAATCGGACTGTCCATCCGAATCTGAAGAAGAAGACGAGCAGCCAAAGAGAAAGTCGAGAAataagaacgatgatgatcgGGGTTTAAAACTCGATATTCCAGACTTTGATGGCGAGATGGATCCGGAAAAATTTCTGGATTGGGTAAGACAAGCTGAGAGGGTTTTCGAGTATAAAGAGTATGATGACaagaagcaatttaaagttgcaatcttgaagctTACAAAGTATGCATCTTTATGGTACGAGAATCTAAAAAAACAGAGGAAAAAGGAAGGCAAAGACAAGATCGAATCTTGGATCAAATTAAAGAAGCACCTGATGAGACGATTCCTACCAAGGGACTATGAACAAGATAACTACTTAAAGCTCCAATCTTTAGAGCAAGGAAGCATGCCCGTGactgattatatcaaagaattcgaAAAGATGTCAATCGTGTGCGATCTTGAGGAGAAAGAAGAGCTAAGAGTGGCGAGATTCATCAAGGGCCTAACACCCGCAATTGCAACGAAGGTAGAAATCCAGAATTATGACGGGTTTAGCGACGTTTGCAGATTggcattaaaatttgaaaaacatGATAAGGCACGAAAACCTTATGCTTACTCCAAGGGACAAAGTTCGGGAACAAGTTCGTATTCTAGGCCAGCACCTAGCAAGCCTAAAGAAACACCGAAAGAAGAACCTAAAGACAAAGCAAAAGGTGTTGCCAAGCCAAAAGGGAATTCTTTGAGGCGTTGTTTCAAGTGTCAAGGCTATGGTCATATAGCAAATGAGTGTCCTCAAAAACGAGCCCTAACAGCTCAAGAGTTGTATGATATGATTCCTGTATTTGTCACGCCGGAGGAGGAAACGGTTCAAGAGAGTGTTGAAACTGATGGTGAAGGAATAGTCTatgatttggatccgttgagtgaAGAGGAATGTTTAGTGCTGCGTAATTTGCATATGGAGACGGGTTCAGCTGAAACCGAGCAACGAGAACAAATCTTCCACACTCGGTGCAAG acggaatttgaGTTAGACCTCAAATTGGACGAAGGTCCCAATCCGCGGTCTAGCTCGGCCTCCTCTCCCGTTTCAGTAGTAGCAAGGGACCTTGTTGATGAACTGAAATTGCAAACTAAAGACCGAGTTAAACCATATAAATTACATTGGCTGAATGGGGAGAATGGGGTTCAAGTTAAGAAACAGGCCTTAGTTTCGTTGAGTTTAGGACCCTatactgatgaggtgtggtgcgatATAATTCCTATGAATGCATGCCACATTCTGTTGGGTAGACCTTGGCAATTCGATAGAAAGGTTGAACATGACGGGAGGTCCAATGTGTATAGCGTGATGAAGGGTAATGTGAAATATAATCTGAAACCTATGTCACCTAATAAGATTAAAGAGTCTAAAATAACGAAAGGGAGTATGTTTATGGAAGCTCGGGAGGTTGAGGAGGTTTTAGCTCGTGGAGAACGAACCTATGTACTGGTGGTTCGTGAATTGGGGTCCGTTGGTGTGAGTGATAACCGTGGAGTCCAGGGGCTGTTAGAAGAGTTTCGGGATGTGTTTCCGGATGAATTACCAGATGGGTTGCCTCCTTTACGTGGTATTGAACACCAAATAGATCTAATTCCAGGGGCGGCATTGCCTAATAAGCCGGCCTATCGTTGTAATCCAGAGGAAGCAAAGGAGTTACAGAGACAAGTCCAAGAATTGATAGATAGGGGATATGTTCAAGAGAGCTTAAGTCCGTGTGCGGTGCCTGCGCTATTAGTGCCAAAGAAGGAAGGGACTTGGCGAATGTGCATTGATAGTAGAGCGGTAAACAACATTACAATCAAATATCGCTTTCCtatgccaagacttgatgatatgcttgacgaACTTTCTGGTTCAAGTGTCTTTTCTAAACTGGATTTGAGGAGTGGTTACCATCAAATGAGGATTCGAGAAGGGGATGAGTGGAAGACCGCGTTTAAAACAAAGCAGGG GCCTTTCCTTAACAAATTTGTGGTGGTCTATCTTGACGACATCCTAATTTATAGCAAAGATGAAGAGTCGCACAAACGACATTTGCGAGCTGTGTTTGAAGTTTTGCGAGATCAGAAGCTCTATGGTAAGCTAGAAAAATGTACTTTTATGGTGTCAAGTGTTGTTTTCTTGGTTATATTGTGGGTAAAGACGGAGTAA